A part of Betaproteobacteria bacterium genomic DNA contains:
- a CDS encoding polysaccharide deacetylase family protein → MWNVLLWNRSSSLVMRAMGAAACIGAFVLTLPVFAADKSLPASAVDRPVEIHQRLVTRDGEKSVALTLDACGGGFDADLISTLIELRVPATIFATRKWIDRHPKGMALLNAHPKLFAIEDHGAAHVPAVIGADKRVYGMRGVPDIAHLHADIDGGASAIAATGAPRPSWYRGATALYDRAAIGAIEASGYRIAGFSVNADAGATLPRRAILRACKTSRLATSSLRT, encoded by the coding sequence ATGTGGAACGTTCTCTTATGGAATCGATCAAGCAGCCTCGTCATGCGCGCGATGGGCGCGGCGGCGTGCATTGGCGCGTTTGTCCTTACCTTGCCGGTCTTCGCCGCGGATAAATCTTTGCCCGCGTCTGCGGTCGATCGCCCCGTTGAAATTCACCAGCGGCTGGTCACGCGCGACGGCGAGAAATCGGTCGCACTGACATTGGACGCCTGCGGCGGCGGGTTTGACGCTGATCTCATCTCAACACTCATTGAACTTCGTGTGCCGGCAACGATTTTTGCCACGCGCAAGTGGATCGACCGCCATCCCAAGGGCATGGCGCTGCTCAACGCCCATCCGAAATTATTCGCTATCGAAGACCACGGCGCGGCGCATGTGCCGGCGGTAATCGGCGCGGACAAGCGCGTGTACGGTATGCGCGGCGTACCCGACATTGCGCATCTGCATGCGGATATCGACGGCGGCGCAAGCGCCATCGCCGCGACCGGGGCGCCGCGTCCAAGCTGGTATCGCGGCGCCACCGCGCTCTACGATCGCGCGGCGATCGGCGCCATCGAAGCATCGGGCTATCGAATCGCCGGCTTCTCGGTCAATGCCGATGCCGGTGCGACGCTGCCACGCCGCGCCATTTTGCGCGCCTGCAAAACGTCAAGGCTGGCGACATCATCATTGCGCACATGA
- a CDS encoding type II toxin-antitoxin system RelE/ParE family toxin, translated as MIFDAIRSRHPAAEKEWARLDNSVKARFKTRLAERLENPPVANAALSGARDLYRIKITSPQFRLAYHIDDASRRLTILAVTSRDDVYDALASRLKK; from the coding sequence CTGATCTTTGATGCCATACGATCTCGCCATCCGGCGGCGGAGAAGGAGTGGGCGCGCCTGGATAACAGTGTCAAAGCGCGATTCAAAACAAGACTCGCAGAGCGCCTGGAAAATCCGCCTGTCGCCAATGCCGCATTATCCGGTGCGCGCGATCTCTATAGGATCAAAATCACCTCGCCGCAATTTCGCTTGGCGTATCACATCGACGACGCGTCAAGGCGATTAACGATCCTGGCGGTAACATCGCGTGACGATGTGTACGACGCGCTTGCGAGCCGTTTGAAGAAATAG